In Sphaeramia orbicularis chromosome 5, fSphaOr1.1, whole genome shotgun sequence, the genomic stretch tctttcaGTGTTAACACGATATTTGATTGAAAACTAAATGTAGCTACTTCTCTCCTTTGTGAGAATATCACTGCATTGCAAGATTATGACAGAAGAATCGAAATTAGATGTGCAAAAATAACTTCCATAATTGAagtcaaaatgaaaacaacactagATAAAAATGCAATGAAATGCAAAATCAAGTAAATcccataaaaactaaataaaataataattcataataataaggAAAATTCTAAAACTATAACTCTGCTACATTGAAtgcagtagatttttttttaaacccaggaAGTTATTTGGGTTTGGGTTTTCACTTGACTGAAGGACTACACGCTGAGACAAGTACTTTTAAAATGTATTACTAAATTACAGAATACACGATCTCAAGTATAATTTGCTGTTCAGATAGTTTACATTACTTTGATAGTGTctgatattattatattatattataatatataacagAGTGAATGAATTGGGTCCAAAAAGACTGGACCATGAGTCCCTCTGACTGTATATTAACAGTTACATGTTCACATTAGAAAATTGTaagtatatataaacacaaagCAGTGGGATATTTGACTGAAAGGACAACTTTGACCTTTTTACTTTCCAAAGCATTAGAGTGaaaacctgtttaaaaaaaaaaaaaaaaaaaatctgttctttGTTTTAAATCAGGGACTTATATGAAGTCAATGAGAAAATACGGTCGACAAAAAGTGAACCATATTAAACTGTAACCGGATGTAAATAGATGtggttttgatgcaaaatatatgCATTTCATTGCTCCTCAAGGATTAATCTCGGAACGACCTACAAGGGATTTGCAGCTTTATAAAAGAACATGACAGCAAACCCGTGACAGGGACCAATACTGAAATGAGATCTTTGGGTTGACCTATGTCTTTAAATCAGAGACTGTTATGTTACTGGTGAAGAGTAAGAGTACAAGTTAAGAATGTGCACATCAGAACAATAAAGTCTAGTAACAGTAAATAACAAAACATCTGTAagtattcaaaaataataaataagaaaagaaatatcTAGTTTTTATACAGTATGTGACGGTGAAAGACCTGTTTTATTTACTGACTTTATTTCTTAACTTCATTTACACACTGCATCTTGAGACATTTAAGCTCTCAACATTAGTAACAGTTTGTCTCTGGGATTGTTATAAGGGCATGAAAGCAGCTGTTAAAACATTTCCTGTTTCCCTCCTTACACATGATTTGCATTCAGTGGAGCAGACCACTGCTaccattattattcttattattcttattcttattcttactaTTAATGCTTTCAGTCTTAGCCTGACTGTGACAACttttacattaattttgctctATGTTGAATCTTTCCTAAATTATTCatcaccattcattgtaatattattctctctaTTTAGTATTTTGtatgaaaaccaggtattttcctccatttaactTACTATGTAAATATTGATACAATCTCAAGAGttaattcagaggttattatatctgTGTGAGTTCTCATTTGTCCCGGTCATTGTTCATCCTTAGTTGTTTTCCAGAGTTCAACTGAACtgatttttgttcttgaaaatgttttgtctgtCATCCACAATACTTAACTGGCAACTAAGGaaaaagggttattatatcaaaactgagaaaactgaaaaaaggtcactctttcagtaaaaaaaatatcattaactgaacataaaagcaagtattttcatccactgtcatttatcaaacttcatgggtcttactggtgaatcagtgttgtagtagATTACGGAACAGAAGATGActgcgtttccatgttcactacggaacctctgaacatacACAAAAAGATACATCTGATGCTGCTGGGAAGctaagaaactgtattttacctgaattagtaaaatgtattgataggacagGGGGATcaaaagttgttaaacatttccGATCCGTAGATGGTTTTAGAGGCAGTTTAGGTTGTTGAGGTTTCATTGCGTAAATTCTCAAGACAGACTTGTGTAGCCTGATCATTTTCATAAGAGCAAAATTTAGCCTAAATAAGTAAAGAAATTAATATTACCTTCCCCATTTGGGCAGCTATTTTGATTTAAGTgaattatttcaaacatgcaatgaaatttaacataaatgtgaacgcgcaaaacataaaaaacaatacaataatcaacaatcaagacaatcttagatcgaaaaaacagcacaatagtttcatttacatgcccgaaaaggggtagGAAGAAGTGCTACTtaacaattaaaacaattttcCATTACAAATGACAGGAATGAATAATGTATTGTACAAtaattgtattgtactgatgtacctgttggtcaggtctccctctaAAAAGGgattttatctcaagggacttccagATTAAATAAAcgtttaatacagtgtttttcaaccttggggttgaaaaacccctcgtggggtcgccttgtggggtcgcctgaaattcaaatggagttgcctgaaatttctatttctaaattactaataaaaaatatatggtgagttaagagagacaatcccaatatatagaagacatgacaaactgtgaagctgaaacactgtggtactgtttatctttcaaatgttcattgtggtcggtttcagatgctgcagctctttcataattcatagtttgacttattgtttgttcagtattaattgtcagccttgtaaatccaagctggactgactgtacatatcctgaccaaggaaaataaaattctccctttgtgcagtaatctacacctggcttttctgcctccgtccatcataatatacattatatagactaaatgtcatctaatattatttgcaacatcgtattgcaaactattatacgatcaaaaacaaattcaccaaaaaaaaaattctacattttgaatgtctggggtcgccagaaatttgtgatgttaaaatggggtcacaagtcaaaaaaggctgggaaccactggtttaataaaAATGAGACACTGCTGTGGAAACTATTCATAGTAATATTGAGTAATTATATCCCAGCTCTGTCTCTGAGTAATGACTGACACAGAAGTCAAACATTAAACTGTACTGAATCCATGGTGTTTACTCGCTGAACTAACTGAACTGAGCTTTGCCACAGTCTGGATTGTGTTGTGGCTGGTTTCACATGCCTTGAGAGCAGGAGTCACCACCTGTTTGTAATCCTCATCCTAATCCTGTTATCTCTGTGCTGCGAGCATGGCAGCAATCATTCACGGATTTTGTTTCATCTGTATATAAAACATGTATGTTTCATGCACATATGTTAATTTATGGgaaacatataataataacaatgcttTAAAGTGAATTAATCCCACTGTAAGATCATAAAGTGTTTAAAGTGATTGATGAAACTTCTGAGTTCAGTGTTTAATGTGAACTCTGAACAAAATCAACTCAGCATTTATATCTGACCACATTTATGGACTGATTCTTACTGTTTTATATCGACCAAACTCATGTGGTcttgataacataataactgacATAATAATTTACTACACATAATAATTTACCACACTTTAAAAATGATCATCATGTTATTGGTTAGTTTAAAAAGTCAAGTTTTAAAACTCAACCACAGATGCGTCTCACTCTCCCAGACACCTTAATTCTTCCTGTCAGCCAAGCTGTGACATGTGAGTCTAAGGTCAGGTATTAACTCTACAGACTGAAGACTGTGTGTAAAGTCTTGAAAGTAGTTTACACAGTTACTTTTGTCTTTTAATGGACTATAAAAAGCAACATTTACGTTATTCAGTTATTGAGTAACTAACAATAAGGCTCCTTAAATAATATTCTGATCCATTTGGATACatgcaaataatcatttaaatatTGTATACAGCTAAATAAGAATGATAATTGTagcaaagtcagttttttttcttttcttttgaatCCAGGTTTATTACTGGTGATAAGTACAGTGCGCACTGTTGTGAATTTAATGCCAAAGTTGGGTGGTCTTTGTTCTAACGCATGATAAAcactggattttatttatttattggtcttTTACCTCTATTTATCACTGGATTATTATCTTTTAATACGGACACCCATAAAACCAGTTCAAATGATTTCGTGATGCTACCGATTTTCACTGATCTCAGAAAATCCAGTTTTACTTATTGTGCACCTGAAAATTAAAGAGTAGCAGAAAATGGAGAAGAATGTGTTATCTATATCTATACAGCAGGTTTTTAACTTCAGCATAATTCACTAATAATTGTAATTATTTTAGGTAAAttatgtgatttgtatttttcattggttttaagtgttttattgaatctttgtactgtttatttctttttttttttaatcaacatggTGAATGGAATTAGTGTCTAATCCTATTTATCAGGTTTTCTGATGTTTCTAGTAtccactgttttattttatttatgacaGGAATGGATAATGATATGCTGCAGTGGAAGCTATTCATTGTAATACTGAGTAATTATATCCCAGCTCTGTATCAGAGTAATGACTGACACAGAAGTCAAACATTAAACTGTACTGAGTCCATGGTGTTTACTTGCTGAACTAACTGAATCCTGGCAGCTTTACCGCAGTCTGGATTGTGTTGTAGCTGGTATCACATGACTCAAGAGCAGAAATCGCCACCTGCTTTGTAATCCTCATCCTAATCCTGTACGGTTTTACCCACGTTATGAATGGAATAAATGTCTAATTATATTTATCAGGTTTTCTGATGTTTCCAGAATCcattgttttaattttaatttttgccAATTAGGCCTTCACCTCAATATACACTGACACTAAACAAAGGATCTataacttttttttggtttttttttgcacttgttTTCCAGTTTCTTGTCATTCCCTGCAGTAATGGTTTCTTGctgttttcagtagtaatagctTTAGGTCATCTGGCTGAGCTCCAATAAGCTCTACCTGTCAACACTAATTCATCCATGGTCAAGACACACGACGTAAAGCTGCTGGTCACTCCATGGCAGGAACAAGGACCCTCAGGGTAAAAGCCCTGCACCGGAAACTACTTACTCTTCAAAATAAAGGTCTTCTTCATCCACACTCCTTCATCACTGATCCATGGATTGGTCTGGAGTGGTCATGAGCACTCTAGTGTCTGTGGGGAGTAGTGCACAACCATGTGTCAGGTACAAGAACCACGTTAATCCTGACTTCAGCAGAGAAAGAGAAGCTAAAGGCAGTGTGAATTTGTCGACAGTATAGACAGTAGATCTAAAAAAATAGGCTATGTGCAGAAAATTACATTGAGCAGTACATTTTGGCCAGAACTGATGAAAACAACAATCAAATTTGTTAAAGAATAGCATAAATACTGAttcttttccaaaataaaagtcttctgCTTCTTTCATGTGTCTGTAATACTGAGGGAAATCTATGGGAATATTAGAGGGGGGTGGGTTTAAAGTACTTATAATATGCTACTTATTTTTCTTGTCTTGAAAATGTTATATacagtaaatgttaattttaatctTTGTAGTTTTCCCACTGCTGTGTTTAAGAGATATACATAAATGTGGAAGGTTTACAGTAAATTAATCTGATTATGAGTGAAAAAACAAATTATGGTTATAATGAGCTACGTTTACtcattttgtttttgctaaaaggactacatatatataaatctatACATGAAAAGTAAAGTACTTTTAGTAAGTACAGACAGTTTACAGGATTGCAGATGTGGATAAGGTATATATAATACAGTATTGCAGTTTAATGGTTGATGCATTTTCTATTTATTGGTCATTTGTACTTTTGCTGTAACTTTGAGCAAATAACTGTAATAATGCACAACAAAGCAaggtttattttcttctttttcgtcTAATTTTAGAGAGGACATCCAAGTTTATTAGAATAtacactgttgcacataaagttggaataaaataaatTTGCCTCCTCTTATAAAATAAGTGACATTGTGATCTATTGTAGCAGCTAGTACCATGACCTGTCACTTAACTGCTGAGTGTTAGTTAGTTAACCCTAACAGTCTTTTAAGTATTTAGACACATGCCACTTAATGCCTAAACTAAAATAGCAGCGTTagccagtttaaccctttcatgcatactggtcactacagtggccagttattctacagctgttctcttgtgtattcatggattttgttgttttagttccatatcaaccagcacagtggacgcttatgcatcatcccatacactgcaattcatactattactgtaactttcctgttcttgataaacctgatctgcagtaacatatttgagtgtaaatcagttagactgtaatgaacagtttcttttaaaactaaaagttttttgttttttggggttttttttttggatattatctGAGTGATAGCTAATAtcatagtatgttaaaatgtgagaaaacatcagattagcagaattaaaaaaaaaaaaaaaaaattcaatagttttcacacagtatgactgtaaatacatgtttctttgcttcaaaaattaaacgaatggtGTTCAGCCTAGTGGACACTTTTGTTACTCCATGATAAACAcgttcataaaaacatttcagtcacttttttttcatgcctaaagaggaataaaaacactcaggaaaaaaaaaaaaaaaaaaaaaaaaaaactaaaacaaaacaaaaaaaatcttgattagggctctcataattcatgcatgaaagggttaaataataagtAGTTCCTTGTGTCACATTCATTgtacataaacatcaatatttgctAGTTGAAGGACTAAAAGCCTCACATTTTCTCCAGAGTCCATGGCTCCATGTAGTGCTCATCCTCCAAATGTAGATTTCGGCTCTGCCCGGTTGAGCCCAGGTCCCAGGTACAGATTCTTCATAGTCTGGTCGAGTCTTAATCAGTGACGTCATTCCTTGTAAAACTGGATGCAAATATGGCCCATTGAAGAATCGAGAGGAGAGCGACGAGAACATAAAACTGAGAGTGAGCAGAAAACAGACTGGAGAGCAAAGAGAACAGAACCGAGTGTGGAAATCAGAAAGTGAGAGGGGATTTTGCAAAAGGGAGCGAACATTTGGATTGTGTGCGCCCTCTCACTTTTTTATGTGTCCACAACAATAATTTTACTCCCcgtaatattattatattattattttttccttttctgtttcagtttgtgTGCTCGTTTCTATGTAAATTACGCCCTCCTGCTTTTGATAGTGAAATCCCTCCCTCCAGATCCAACTCCAGCCTTGGACTGTGCGCAAATCCAGAGGAGTCGGACTGAAGCATAGACAGAGCTGGACGCAGACTGTTCTCATTTACTAAAATTAATCATTACTTATTATTTATCATCATTACAGTTAGTTCTCCCTCTAAATCTGAATTATCATAACTGTCAGTATTATGCAAGAACTTTATAATCATTGTCATTGTATTTATGGTCATATTTTTCTACCGCTGTGTGAGTTGAGGCGCAAGAATGTCCTGTCCAGTTGACaaatacaattttattttattttattttattttattttattttattttgttttgttttattttttacttattaaaaCCTAAAAAGTACATGTCTGAACAGAATTTTCTCTAGTTATTTACCTTTAGTTTGCCAACAGCAGCACAGAAATGTACTCGCCTATCACGACTGAAAGTCAGAGCTTTAGAATGTGATGAGAAAATAAAATGTACTAATTTGTCAGAGGTAGAAACAGTTCAGTTTCAAGTGCACAACACACATCTTTATAGTGTTTTTCAAGTGTTTGGTTGAGTTATTATTCAccattactgttattattgcCTGCAAAAGTTTATTATATTCAGATTAGTTATTCTTATGTACACAAAAGTTTATTAAGGTTATTAGAATTTCAGTTTAGTTATTCTTGCATACACAAAATGTTAATTGTACTGTATATTCAGTATAGCTATTATTGGCTATACAAAAGTTTTTGAGTTTATTATATATTTAGTttagtcattattgttattactgttattactgttactgttattattacaATTGTTTAGGGGTTTATTATATATTCAGTTTAGGTATTATACAAAAATTCCATCTGCCATGCATCagctaaacaaaaatgaaacaagcCTGTTTATTTATCTATTGGCTGGTTTGGAGTTTTGCCATAACTAATCTTATACAATGCTCTGAATTAACCTACATGTGAGATTAGGTTACATTCTAAACACAGTTTATAAAGAAATGTCACGTACCAGTTTTTCtgttaaatgaaaatggtgcATCCACCACTAAAAGAAGTTAAATAATGTGAGTATTTTAGTCCTTGTATGAGAAAATCATTGATTTGGTAtaatgacataaataaataattttaaaacccAGTCTTGAAACGGACATGCCTGTCAGTGACCTTTGGGTCAGGGCTCTTTACTGCTTTCTAAGGTCACTAATTAGTCGGACTAGAGATTTCCACTTGGTCTCAATCCTCTTATAATGTAATTGCTCTAATTTACGGATAACCCTGAGTAGGTATAAAACAACACACGTTGGTCCAAGTCTGTGTGGAGTGTGAGACACCCCAGGTGACAGCTCAACTCAATTCTACATCGACCAGCACAGACCAAGCGACTGAAGATGGTTTGGGAAGGTGGAATTGAGCCTAATGGCACGGAGGGAAAGAACTTCTACATCCCTATGTCCAACAGGACTGGGATTGTTAGAAGTCCTTTTGAATATCCTCAATATTATCTGGCCGATCCTATCATGTTCAAGCTCCTGGCTGTCTACATGTTCTTCCTCATCTGCACTGGAACTCCCATCAACGCTCTCACATTGTTCGTAACAGCTCAGAACAAGAAGCTCCGGCAACCTCTGAACTACATCCTGGTCAACCTGGCCGTGGCTGGACTCATCATGTGCTCCTTCGGATTCACCATCACCATCACATCTGCTGTTAATGGATACTTCATTCTTGGAGCAACTGCCTGCGCTGTCGAGGGATTCATGGCCACACTTGGAggtaaacagaagaaaaaacaccaAATTAAGAATTTAGCAGTGCATCCTGTATCCTCAAATGAATAACCCTTCTTATCTTTCCTCTCTCTACAGGTGAAGTTGCTCTCTGGTCCCTGGTCGTCCTGGCTGTTGAGAGATACATTGTCGTCTGCAAACCCATGGGAAGCTTCAAGTTCACTGGCACCCATGCAGGAGCTGGAGTTGCTTTCACCTGGATCATGGCTATGGCTTGTGCTGCCCCTCCATTGGCTGGCTGGTCCAGGTAAATAAAAATCAGTGCTTGTTTTGCTATTTCTTCCAAATCTAAGTCAAGATGTAGATCATGAAAAACACTTAGAAACACCATTCAGCCTAAGGATAAGAAAATATCTCACAGTTTAGCCTTAATGTAAAGAAGGAAAACAGCAATTTTAATACAAAACCTGTTTCTCTTAAACCTCACCCAGGTACCTTCCTGAGGGCATGCAGTGCTCATGTGGACCCGACTACTACACTCTGGCCCCAGGCTTCAACAATGAGTCATACGTCATGTACATGTTTGTTGTTCACTTCTTCATCCctgtcttcctcatcttcttcaccTATGGAAGCCTTGTGCTCACAGTCAAAGCCGTAAGTTTTACCTTTTTAGTAATAATTTATTGTAAAGACAAGCAACATAATAACACAAAGTGAATGTTACTAAAGGTAGAACACTAGAATTTAGTTAATAATCACACATTTTGCTTTCGTGCTTTGATCTTATCCACTTCAGGCAGCCGCCCAGCAGCAGGACTCTGCTTCTACCCAGAAAGCTGAGAAGGAAGTGACACGCATGTGCGTCCTGATGGTCTTTGGCTTCCTGGTAGCTTGGGTGCCATATGCCACTTTCGCTGGATGGATCTTCCTGAATAAGGGAGCTGCATTCACTGCCCTGACTGCTGCTATCCCTGCCTTCTTTGCCAAGAGCTCTGCTTTGTACAACCCCATCATCTATGTGCTGATGAACAAACAGGTCTGTACATAACATTCTTTACCCTCTAATAATTTCTTGTCTTTACTTATCCCCCCCTGACTTGTGAACACAGTTTTAACatctttcttttctccttttcaGTTCCGTAACTGCATGCTGACCACTATTGGCATGGGCGGCATGGTGGAAGATGAGTCCTCAGTTTCTACCAGCAAGACAGAAGTCTCCTCTGTCTCTTAATCATCATAACATGCTCAAACCTGTGGACATTTTCTTTAAGAATGGCTTCCAGATTTTAACACATCCCATCATGAAAGCTTTGCCAAATGGATACAAGGATTTGAAAAATGGACTGTGGACAAAGCACACAAAGGAACTCAATTTCATCTGTTAATATGTGTAAAcctcaaaaattacattgaaatgCATTTGCTGTGTATGTTACCTTGcgcagtttttgtgtgtgtatgtacagcaAGCTTGTGTGACTGAGTGAGTGTGACGGAAGTGTGTCTCAATGTACAGCATCTGGTGACACTAAAAAACACTGCATCTCTAAAGTCAAACTGTAAATTTGTTGAAATGTGACAACTGTTTCTGCTCATGTAAGTATGTGGGGAGcatttgttttactggtctgccagttgtattatttttatgtattttatgaaatggaaaaaacataGAATGAAGTAGTCAATAAATGCATgcattgaaaaacaaaaaaaaaactatgtggtgtgttaatttaactctttaCTACCTTGTGCTTTACTCTGTTACTGTGCATTTTGCTTTGACTGTTCTGATGCACTGCTTTAAGGAAACCTAAACTACTTTCAAAGTTAATACTGAAATGAACTTGAAGCATTTATTGCAATAAGATCTGACTCCATCATAAGTTGGAAAAGAGTTTTACACTATACCACAAAGTCATTaaataatttgaacatttaacttgaaaaacacataaaatagttTTACTAGGAAAATGGGATAAGCTTCACGGGAGCAACTGAGAATAAATCCTTCGTGCCAGAACATAAGCTGTCTTGACGGAATCTAAAACTCTTACACGTGTTTAGATAATTTCCAATAATCATCTTATCTGTCTGTCATCATTGCTCAATGACAGGGCAGAAAAAACTCTCTAATATAATTGCTGAAAGACCATTAGTGTGATCCACTTTGGGAGAATCCACAGTCTCTATCATAACCCTTTTATCCCTAATTGTAATCCTTTCTGTACCTGCAGTAATGGTGCAGTTTGTTCTCAACCAGTAACCATTACATCACACAtgacgacaaaaaaaaaattgagacacAGAAACAaagattcagttcatttcagttttattcatacAGTTAATAGATAAGACAGTTTGTTATTTTAAGTTCTTCTTTAATACTTTAGCTGATGCAAATGCAGTGGTTTCTGTAGTAATAtttagacaaaaaataaataaataaataaataaaactaatattTAAAGTTTTAACAGTTAAAGACACCACATTGTATGTTACTTATGCACAAAGCAATATAGGCTACATGTATGTCACATACAAAGGCCCAGGTAGATCCCTGAGTATAGATGTTGACTGGTTGTTGATTCatataaaaaagtacaaatctgctttttaaagtatgttaaaaCTCATGATttaaacaaagac encodes the following:
- the LOC115419196 gene encoding green-sensitive opsin-like, translating into MVWEGGIEPNGTEGKNFYIPMSNRTGIVRSPFEYPQYYLADPIMFKLLAVYMFFLICTGTPINALTLFVTAQNKKLRQPLNYILVNLAVAGLIMCSFGFTITITSAVNGYFILGATACAVEGFMATLGGEVALWSLVVLAVERYIVVCKPMGSFKFTGTHAGAGVAFTWIMAMACAAPPLAGWSRYLPEGMQCSCGPDYYTLAPGFNNESYVMYMFVVHFFIPVFLIFFTYGSLVLTVKAAAAQQQDSASTQKAEKEVTRMCVLMVFGFLVAWVPYATFAGWIFLNKGAAFTALTAAIPAFFAKSSALYNPIIYVLMNKQFRNCMLTTIGMGGMVEDESSVSTSKTEVSSVS